A section of the Enterobacter sp. C2 genome encodes:
- the rlmB gene encoding 23S rRNA (guanosine(2251)-2'-O)-methyltransferase RlmB translates to MIYGIHAVQALLERAPERFQDVYILKGREDKRLMSLIHALEAQGVTIQVASRQFMDEKSEGAVHQGIIARVKPGRQYQENDLPDLIASLDRPFFLILDGVTDPHNLGACLRSADAAGVHAVIVPKDRSAQLNATAKKVASGAAENVPLIRVTNLARTMRLLQEENVWIVGTAGEADHTLFQSKMTGPMALVMGAEGEGMRRLTREHCDELISIPMAGSVSSLNVSVATGICLFEAVRQRG, encoded by the coding sequence ATGATTTATGGCATCCACGCGGTGCAGGCACTGCTGGAACGCGCCCCTGAGCGCTTTCAGGACGTTTATATTCTGAAAGGACGTGAAGATAAACGTCTGATGTCGCTGATCCATGCCCTGGAAGCCCAGGGCGTGACTATCCAGGTGGCAAGCCGCCAGTTTATGGATGAAAAAAGCGAAGGCGCGGTGCATCAGGGGATCATTGCACGGGTGAAACCGGGACGTCAGTATCAGGAGAACGATCTGCCGGATCTGATCGCCAGCCTCGATCGTCCCTTCTTCCTGATCCTCGACGGCGTAACCGATCCACATAACCTTGGGGCCTGCCTGCGCAGCGCCGACGCTGCTGGCGTCCATGCGGTGATCGTCCCGAAAGATCGCTCGGCCCAGCTTAACGCTACCGCGAAAAAAGTGGCCAGCGGCGCAGCAGAGAACGTGCCGCTGATCCGCGTGACCAACCTGGCGCGCACCATGCGTCTGCTGCAGGAAGAGAACGTCTGGATCGTCGGCACGGCGGGCGAAGCGGATCACACCCTGTTCCAGAGCAAAATGACCGGCCCGATGGCGCTGGTGATGGGCGCAGAGGGCGAAGGCATGCGTCGCCTGACCCGCGAGCACTGCGATGAGCTGATCAGCATCCCGATGGCGGGCAGCGTCTCCTCCCTGAACGTCTCCGTCGCAACCGGCATCTGCCTGTTTGAAGCCGTCCGCCAGCGCGGCTAA